A genomic stretch from Oncorhynchus gorbuscha isolate QuinsamMale2020 ecotype Even-year linkage group LG20, OgorEven_v1.0, whole genome shotgun sequence includes:
- the LOC124007315 gene encoding sine oculis-binding protein homolog — translation MQRPQVTGGTPLQIPPQPVPKNRHPILLYSIQPLLRETVISKEGHPHPQPDSPQTCGTQGAGQSCWSLDVRVAVLLVIVAGALILILLYRLLQLRHRLRLAQARHALEYYSFYHTATYTLKDPRLPRILPTNGDAIEVSPVANPVAPIVVTPVPPPPVSPPPTLPLPPPPILCLPPPLLPPPLLPLSSSLSLPLPLPIIHTTPPSPHQSWGASSDAEVYSRIGAFRPSRLSSLSHSQVILFEHSSL, via the coding sequence ATGCAGAGGCCACAGGTTACTGGTGGCACCCCGCTACAGATCCCACCACAGCCTGTACCCAAGAACAGGCACCCCATCCTCCTGTACTCCATCCAACCCTTACTGAGGGAGACAGTTATCAGTAAGGAAGGCCACCCCCATCCCCAGCCTGACTCCCCCCAGACCTGTGGCACTCAAGGCGCAGGCCAGAGCTGCTGGAGCCTGGATGTGAGAGTGGCCGTGCTGCTGGTAATCGTGGCTGGAGCTCTGATACTGATCCTGCTCTACAGACTCCTCCAGCTGAGGCACAGACTGAGGCTGGCCCAGGCTCGACATGCCCTGGAGTACTACAGTTTCTACCACACCGCCACCTACACCCTCAAGGACCCCAGGCTGCCCCGGATACTGCCCACGAATGGAGATGCTATAGAGGTCAGCCCTGTGGCCAACCCTGTGGCTCCTATTGTTGTCaccccagtaccacctccacCGGTCTCCCCACCacccactcttcctctccctccgccCCCCATCTTGTGtctaccccctcctctactgcctccaccccttctcccactctcttcctcactctctctccctctgcccctgccCATCATCCACACCACCCCACCTAGCCCTCACCAGTCCTGGGGCGCCAGCTCGGATGCAGAGGTGTACTCTCGGATCGGAGCGTTCAGACCATCCAGGCTGTCCAGCCTCAGCCACTCACAGGTCATCCTGTTTGAACATTCCTCTCTCTGA